The region CCAACGAGGCTTGCTGAGTTCTATGAGAGATCCGGTAGAGTCAAGCTAATGGGCGGCGGCGAGGGCTCATTAACCATAGCGGCATCCGTGAGTCCGCCTGGCGGTGACTTCACTGAACCAGTTACGTCTCACACGTTGAGGTTCATTGGCGCGTTTTGGCCTCTCGACGCTAGCCTAGCTTATGCCAGGCATTACCCAGCGATAAACTGGTTGAGGGGCTTTAGTAGGTACGTGGATACCATTGCCGAGTGGTATAGGACCAAGGTTGCGGAGGACTGGGTTCAAATAAGGAATGAGGCAATGTCGGTNTTAACGCGTGAAGCCGAGCTTCAGGAAATAGTTAGAATACTTGGCGTGGAGGCTTTAAGCGAAAGCGAGAAGCATATGTTGAATTCCGCCTACATGATTAAGGAGGGATTCTTGAAGCAGGACTCATATAACCCAGTTGATGTTCACTCGCTTCCGCCGAAGCAGTACTGGCTTCTTAAGGTGTTGGTTGACTTCTATCGCAAGGGCCTTGATGCTATTAAGGCCGGCGTCCCGGCCAATGCATTGAGGGAAATGGAGATAGCGAGGAGGTTGCCTAGGCTTAGAATGGAGGTGAAGAACGAGGATTACAAGATGCTGATAAAGTATGACGAGGAATTAACGAGCAGCATAGAGTCGCTTAAGAAGCAATCAACTAGGAGTGCTTAGTATAGCCATAATGTTAATGAATTCATTATCTCCACATACCCCAATTAATGTGTCGCCGCAGCTGGATATATCCTTTAAGCGTTGATTTAATTCATTGTTTAAGTCCCTTAACTTAAATGGGGTCATCGGTATCGCTATTTCATCGCATTCATTGCGCATTATTATGGCGGCCTTGCATCCATGCCTGATCAATTCATCCCGCGCGCGAACCACGTCGTCAATGCTTCTCTTAGTGNCGGCAATTAAGCAGCTTAGGTACTTATCTTTAAAGATCGAGGATAGATCAATGGCGGATAACTTGCTTATGCCGAGGTTGGCCAAGTACCTATTCAATTCCTCTCTTCCCTTATCTGTCAAATAATTCCCCGATCTCTTCGTTGCTATGAGTCCCTGTTCCCGGAGNTCCTTGAGTCGATCCCTAATGAAGCCCTCCCCTAAGCCGCTTAGCTTAGCTAAGTAGTATCTCCCTGAACCATCGTGAATGCTCAGCATGGCCAATAAAGCCGCCTCCACCCGATTCATGCTATATATGAAATTGCAAAGCTTTTTAAAATGCGTGTAAATGAATGCATTGGGGACCTACTTGTATGGAATAAGCAAGGATAAGTACACTGGGGCGCTTGAATTACCTATTCGAGTTTATAATACTGCAACGAAGTCCATGGAGAAGATGACGCTCCTAAAGGCNGGATTAGCCAGAGGCTACGTATGCGGCTTAACTCCCCAGGACTCAATGCATGTTGGTCACGCTAGGACAATAGTGTTTTTCGATGTATTCAGGAGATACCTAGAGTACCTGGGACTAGACGCTCGCCTCGTCACTAATTTCACCGATATAGATGACAAGATAATAGATAAAGCCAAGCAGGAGTTCAGGGATGATGCGATAGAGAGGTGGTACGAGGTTCCCAAGCGTTACATGGAGGAGTACTTCAACGTGATCGATGCGTTATACGTTAAGAGGGCTTACGCATATCCCAAGGTGACGGATAACATAGGCGACATGCTGAAATGGATAGATATGCTAATAAAGAAAAACGCGGCGTACATAGCGAATGGCTCCGTATACTTCGATATAAGCAAGGTACCTGGGTACGGCGACTTCTCCGGTCAAAAAATTGAGGAGCTAGAGGCGGGGGCGCGAGTGGAGCCGGAGCCGGGGAAACGAGGCAACCTTGATTTCGCTCTATGGAAGGCATGGAAGGAGGGCGAGCCATGGTGGTCCAGTCCCTGGTCCCCAGGACGACCTGGCTGGCACTTGGAGTGCGTGGTCATGTCGACGAAGTACTTGGGTGCGCCCTTTGATTTTCATGGCGGCGGCCAGGACCTGGTGTTTCCGCATCATGAGAATGAAGTGGCGATAGCGAGGATAGCATTTGGCGTGAAGTACTTCGCTCGTTATTGGATGCATGTGGGTTACGTCACCATGGGCGGCGAGAAGATGAGTAAATCGCTGGGCAACGTCATAACTGCTAGGGAAGCATTAAGCAAATTCGATGGCGAGGCCCTCAGGCTTTATTATTTGATGACTCATTACAGGAAACCAATGGAATTCACAATGGATGGTCTAGAGTCCGTTCAAGCAACGTTAAGGGGTCTATACGCCAGTTATGATTATGTTATTCAATTAATGAATGAGGCTAAGGATGAGGGTGGGGCCGATGATGAGGNCATGAAAATAGTGATCGATCACATGATTAAGATAGAGGAGGCCTTAAATGATGATATGAATACGCCCCAGGCAGTTTCGAGCTTAGTGGCATTATCTAATTACGTGAATTCACAAGTGCTTCATAGGGGCGACAAATTATCTAGATACGCATTATCGAGCATGATGGATGTATTGAGTTATGTGGGCCAAATATTCGGCATATTCAATAAAACAATGCTTCCACCGAGGCTGGTCGATGCCATTAATGTAATGGTAACCATTAGGCAAAAATTACGGGAAGCTAAACAGTTCGAGGCCGCGGACGAGATAAGGAGGAGGCTGGAGGACATGGGAATAATGCTTAATGATGCCGGTAAAAGGACTTACTGGTTCGTTGATAGGCAAAGGCTTCGATGAAAATGGCAGTGCATCATGGTTCCTCTTCTCTAGCTTAAGTTTTATTAAGCCATATCTATATGATGAGNTGCTTGCAATGATAGATAAAACACGGGAAGAAGCATTAAGAGTGTTGGAGGAGACCACGAGATACGGCGCGCAGGCAAGGGAGACTGCGCTGGAGTACTTGCCCAGCGACTTGTCCTACATTGTTCCCCAGATACGTCAAGCCTTCATTAACTTCAGTGAGCGATATAGAAAAAGCAGGAGCGTGTCATTAATAGACTTAGTCTCGGACTATGATAATATACCGAGATCAGAGCTGCTTCTCAGATACTTGGTCTTATCCTCATCGGTGTCAGCCACCATAGAGAGGCCTAAGTACAGCTTGATTTACTCAGCCATGCGGGACATGTATGGTGACCTCATGCCTTTCCTGGAGGAACCAACCTGGAAGAGGGCCAGGAAATTCACGCTAATTATCAGCGATAGAGTCGGTGCTTCTCGGGATGATTTAGGCACTGCATTAAGTAACTTCGCGGTCTCAATGAATAGACTAGTTAAGTCAACCCTGGTGAAGCGAGTCGCGTTGATCGGTAGGTATAGGGACTTAAAGGACTTCTTAAGAAACTTCATGCCGGATAAGGCATCCCTGCACAGAACCAAGACGCTTAGTCTCCTCACCAGGATAATAGGTCATGAGACTAATGTGCCATTCGCCGGGAAAATCATAATAAGAAAGGAGAACCTCAAGTATGATCCGGTGGTCGACATGTATACCGCCATTGTCGCCCTAAGGAGCGGCGCCTTTCTGGCGGTAGATAATGAACGAACCAGGTTAATGATGATTAGGCTGCGGCAGGGAGTGACATCATATAAGATGCGTAAAGTGGTTCCAATAGTGAGGGACACCGTCAAGGCTGCGCGCGACTCAATGCTGTATGAGAAGGGGGCATCGGATATAGGTCGGAATTATTGCTCCAAGCTTGAGTGTGATAAGTGCCCCATACGGCATGTATGCAAAAGATTTACAAATATTGAAGTTAAGTGATAAATCATGCTTAGCGACGCGGTGATTAAGGCCCTAAATAAGGTCACTGGTAAGGTGTCCACGGTCGAATTCGTCAACATGGTGATCGCGCAATTAAGGGAGGGCGGGACTCAGCTGAATGAGGATGAAGCTAGGCCCCGCATAGTTGATGAGCTATGGGAGTTACATAAGCGCGGAATAATTAAATTCAGCGATGACTTAATTCAGTTTGAGAAAACTCAACAAACGGCGTGACTTGATTTCTCTTTCAATGAATTATCGTGTTCTGGTTATTTTTCTTCGGCCAGCTATGTCCCAAACCTCTACTTGGATGCCGGACTCAAGCCTGCCCCGGATATCCTCCTCAACTGAGTCCAGGTTAAGCTCAAACGTGGAGTAGTCCCTTAAATCCATTAATTGAACTGAGTTACCCGTTAATGCTATTACTTGCGATGTGAATTTCTCTATCACCGGCACTTCAACAGTGGAGTCCACGGGCAGTATTAGGGTTCGCTTCACATTATCGAAAATGCCGACCCCCACTATCCTAGTCTTGGCGCTGCCGTGCTTCCCCGTCTTGCTTTTCTCGACCTCGACGACTCTGCATGGTTCTCCATCTATCATCACATATGAGCCCTCCTTTATCTCTCCTGCCTCTGCTGGTCTAGTTGACATAACGATATCATCACCCCAATCAATACATTGTTTTTAAATTTTTATATCCATAACGATTAAACGCCTGGCTTGTTTAGGGAATGCATTTAATTCCCCTTTTTTCTCAAACATGAATGGAAGCCAATATATTGATAACTAATGATGATGGGATATATAGTCCAGGCCTCAAGATACTTTATAATGCCGTGAAGCCCTTGGGTAATCCCATAATAATAGCGCCGGAGACCCCTAAGTCATCAAGCGGATTAGGCATAACCCTACATAAGCCTCTCCGCATAGAGGAGATCAACGTTAATGGTTTACGCATGTGGTCAACTAATGGAACGCCATCCGATATAATATATCTGGCCCAAAAGGTTGCCAGCAAGATAGATATAGCCATTAGCGGCGTCAATATAGGCGATAACACGTCAATACAGGTAATACTATCATCGGGTACAATTGGGGCAGCCGCACAAGCAGCATTAATTGGAGTACCCGCAATAGCGTTCTCCGCCGCCGTGTCAACAACAGGCGAGTTAGAGGCCGCCTCGCCCTTCATTGAGCCCCTCGCGAGAACAGTGATTAACTATGTCATGAGGAGGGGAATGCCTAGGGGAGTCGATGTATTGAGCATTAATTTCCCATCTACATTCTCGAAAAGCACTGTGGCCAAAATGGCGGAGGCCGCGCGCTTCAGGTATGAGCAGTACCTGGATGAACGGGTTGATCCACGCGGCGGCAAGTATTATTGGCTCTACGGCGAGCAAAGAAACCCTAAGCCGGGCACGGATGTTTATGTCGTTAATGTCGAGAAAAACATAGCCGTGACTCCCCTTTACCTGGATCTAAATGCGAATAAGTGTAATACGCATGATGATTTGCATGACTTGATAGATGCAATAAATACCGCAATTGCTTCATGGATTTAGGCATTCATTAATAGCGTCTTCATTGCTTTTTCTATTTCCATGTCCACGCCACAATCCTTAGCCTTAATCTCTTCATTTAATTCATCATCGTGCCTCATGAATTCCCTAATCATCATCGCCATTAATTGTTTATCAATGGATCCCTTAACGAAGAGTTCCTTATTCCTCTCATGCAGTAAGCGAAGCTCCTTGCTTTCCAATACATGGAGTCTCTCCTCCTTCGCTAAATGAAGCTCGATTAAGTTGAGGAGAAGGGATAAATCATCCGGGGAACCAGTCCTCAAGTAATTCAATATTGCCTGCTTAATAATTAGGTGCTCAGCCTTCGATATCACTAATCCATGGGCCTCCTCATTCACTAGCGACTTATCCATAAATCATAATTGCATTAGCTGAGGATAAATTTTTTCCCATAGTCTAAGCCTCAGCAGAGTCATCATGATCAGTGCTGCAAACCCTCAGCATCTAATACCTAGGTTGAATTGATTATTTAAATTTTGAGATGGCGACCCCATTAAGGCGAGGAGGTTGGAAGGATTAATTTAACTAGCTGCAATAGATTTTTAAATGGATATCTATGTGACTCTGTCGTGAAGCTATATGGCGGAGTCACTGTCCGATGAAATAAACTTTAAGACTAATCTAGATCAGGAACGGGCCCGCAAGATCGTGGATGCATTGCGGAATGTATATGATCCGGAGATACCGATTGATGTATATGATCTTGGCCTCATATATGAGGTATCCATGGAGGGGGATAAATTAATAATCAGGATGACGCTGACAGCTGTTGGGTGTCCATTATCCCAGGACCTCGGTTACTCGGTTGGCGGCGCTCTTCAATCAATAGTGCCTGAGGCTAAGGATATAGATGTCGAGGTAGTGTTCGATCCTCCATGGACGCCGTTGAGGATGACTAAGATGGGGAGGGAAATGTTTAAGGCAATATATGGATACGATATTGTGGAGCAATGGCTTCAACAACAATCCCAAGGCCAGTGAATAATTAACGCGTGATTATAATGGAGACGATCATTATACGCGCCGCCAGCGGCAAGCATGAATTAGAGCCCGCAATTAACGCCATACTTCGAGGCGGTTTAGTGGCTTTCCCAACGGAGACCGTTTATGGCCTCGGCGCTGACGCCTTTAATTCCACCGCGGTGAGGAGGATTTATGAGGTTAAGGGGCGTCCATCCGATAATCCAAGCATAGTTCACATAGCATCCCTCGATCAATTAAGTGATGTAGCCATCGATGTGCCGCCCCAT is a window of Thermocladium sp. ECH_B DNA encoding:
- a CDS encoding PaaD family metal-sulfur cluster biosynthetic protein; this encodes MSDEINFKTNLDQERARKIVDALRNVYDPEIPIDVYDLGLIYEVSMEGDKLIIRMTLTAVGCPLSQDLGYSVGGALQSIVPEAKDIDVEVVFDPPWTPLRMTKMGREMFKAIYGYDIVEQWLQQQSQGQ
- a CDS encoding translation initiation factor IF-5A (eIF-5A; promotes the formation of the first peptide bond) — its product is MSTRPAEAGEIKEGSYVMIDGEPCRVVEVEKSKTGKHGSAKTRIVGVGIFDNVKRTLILPVDSTVEVPVIEKFTSQVIALTGNSVQLMDLRDYSTFELNLDSVEEDIRGRLESGIQVEVWDIAGRRKITRTR
- a CDS encoding cysteine--tRNA ligase, with product MRVYNTATKSMEKMTLLKAGLARGYVCGLTPQDSMHVGHARTIVFFDVFRRYLEYLGLDARLVTNFTDIDDKIIDKAKQEFRDDAIERWYEVPKRYMEEYFNVIDALYVKRAYAYPKVTDNIGDMLKWIDMLIKKNAAYIANGSVYFDISKVPGYGDFSGQKIEELEAGARVEPEPGKRGNLDFALWKAWKEGEPWWSSPWSPGRPGWHLECVVMSTKYLGAPFDFHGGGQDLVFPHHENEVAIARIAFGVKYFARYWMHVGYVTMGGEKMSKSLGNVITAREALSKFDGEALRLYYLMTHYRKPMEFTMDGLESVQATLRGLYASYDYVIQLMNEAKDEGGADDEXMKIVIDHMIKIEEALNDDMNTPQAVSSLVALSNYVNSQVLHRGDKLSRYALSSMMDVLSYVGQIFGIFNKTMLPPRLVDAINVMVTIRQKLREAKQFEAADEIRRRLEDMGIMLNDAGKRTYWFVDRQRLR
- a CDS encoding stationary phase survival protein SurE (catalyzes the conversion of a phosphate monoester to an alcohol and a phosphate) → MEANILITNDDGIYSPGLKILYNAVKPLGNPIIIAPETPKSSSGLGITLHKPLRIEEINVNGLRMWSTNGTPSDIIYLAQKVASKIDIAISGVNIGDNTSIQVILSSGTIGAAAQAALIGVPAIAFSAAVSTTGELEAASPFIEPLARTVINYVMRRGMPRGVDVLSINFPSTFSKSTVAKMAEAARFRYEQYLDERVDPRGGKYYWLYGEQRNPKPGTDVYVVNVEKNIAVTPLYLDLNANKCNTHDDLHDLIDAINTAIASWI